In Streptomyces sp. NBC_00344, the genomic window GTCGCCGAGCGGTATCCCGATCCGAGCGGCCCGCCGCTGACGCCGAGCGACTGGATGGCGTATCTGCTGCACCGTCCCGAGCGGATGCTGCTGCCCGAACTCACCGCGTACCCGGCCCACCTCCATATCGACCTGCTGCCCAGCCATCAGCGCGGCGGGTTCGGGCGCGCCCTGATGCGGCGGTTCACCGACACCCTCGCGGAGAAGGGGGTGCCGGCCGTCCATCTCGGCATGGTGACGGCCAACACGTCCGCCAGGGCGTTCTACGATCGGGTCGGCTTCCACGAGATCCCGGTGGCCGACCCCGGACCACTGACCTATCTGGGCCGATCGACGGGAAGCCGCTGATGAAGGTGCTCACGGTCAACATCGGCCGGCCCCGCCCCAATCCGTGGAAGGGAATCAGCGCGACCGGCATCGACAAGCAGCCGGTCGACGGCCCCGTCGCCGTCAGCGCGCCGGGGCCCAAAGGCACCGGCGCGGTCGGGCTGGCGGGAGACCGCTGCTACGACGTCAGGAACCACGGTGGCACCGATCAGGCCGTGTACGCCTACGCCAGGGAGGATCTGGACACCTGGGAGCGGGAGTTGGGCAGGACGCTGAGCAACGGTGTCTTCGGCGAGAACCTCACCACCCTCGGTGTCGACGTCAACGAGGCACTGATCGGTGAGCGTTGGCGCATCGGGCCTGACGTGGTCCTCGAGGTGTCGTGCCCACGCATCCCGTGCTCGACGTTCCAGGGCTTTCTGGAGCGGGCCGGCTGGACCGCACGCTTCATCGGGGCAGCGGTGCCCGGCGCCTATCTGCGGGTGATCGAGC contains:
- a CDS encoding MOSC domain-containing protein, which encodes MKVLTVNIGRPRPNPWKGISATGIDKQPVDGPVAVSAPGPKGTGAVGLAGDRCYDVRNHGGTDQAVYAYAREDLDTWERELGRTLSNGVFGENLTTLGVDVNEALIGERWRIGPDVVLEVSCPRIPCSTFQGFLERAGWTARFIGAAVPGAYLRVIEPGDVRAGDPLEIVHRPGHDVTVAVAFRAFTLEPDLLPRLRFAEALPQEDLDRAARRATG
- a CDS encoding GNAT family N-acetyltransferase, whose protein sequence is MPTEPFIRPYHAQDRLALYDVCIRTGEEGGDARALYPDHDLLPSIFAGPYAELEPGLAFVVDDGGRAVGYVLGTADTARFVERFRKEWLPSVAERYPDPSGPPLTPSDWMAYLLHRPERMLLPELTAYPAHLHIDLLPSHQRGGFGRALMRRFTDTLAEKGVPAVHLGMVTANTSARAFYDRVGFHEIPVADPGPLTYLGRSTGSR